A region of the Harpia harpyja isolate bHarHar1 chromosome 14, bHarHar1 primary haplotype, whole genome shotgun sequence genome:
CCACGTAatgcaaacaaacacaaaaaaaggggaTTAGAGGTACTCACCCAGAGTGTTCAGAGCTGAAAGGAGGCAAGAACAGTTAAAACCCTGAACAATCCTGAACTCGTTCTGGATGCTACTCACCGAGGAGGCACTGCTACAAGACCTGGTCCTGCGTTTCCGGCAGTGATGCTGATGCTTCCTCGGACGGTGCTGCTCTCTGCCTCTGGATCGCCGCCAGTTTCGTGAGCGGGTCGAGTAATAGTCCTCTCCAAAAGACGGGCTTCGGTCTTCAAATCTGTAGGCGTCGCTGTCCCGCCTGTATCTCCTGTGATAAGGCATCCTGTCATGGCTGTAGCACAAACAAAAACGTGTTTAAAAGCCTGGAAAAGCACGGAAGGCAAGAGTCCCGCTGAAACTAAGTGCCCTTGCTCCCGCTCCCTAGTGGCAGAGAAACAACAGCAAGCATCCTAGCTTCAAACCACCCCTCCACTGTGGCTCAAACGCTGACCACTTCTCAGattaagaaaaaggaggaagttTGCAAGAGAAAATGGTGTGGCACTCCCACATTTCAAGAAGCTGGGGGGGAGAAACCACCCACTTAGAGCTCAATCTGAGCTGCCTACCTCATCTAAGCCACCTCCACCACCCTATGCACGTGTTTTTCTACGGTCGTTTCTCCTCCCCCAGGAAGGTCTCTCATTAGTTCTCAAACAAATGAGAACTGAAACCAGCAGCGGTGCTCTCGTCATCACCCCAGGGGGGGGACTGGAGTCCCCTAAACACCAAGCCTTCACTGTACACACGCACACCAGCTCAACAGATCATTAGTAAGAGCCAGAAGGAAAATTTGGTCTCCACAGTGCAGTCAAGCTCCTGCATCTCTAGCAACAACCGAGGGCTGCAAGTATGTAAGGGAAACTTTAAGCCAAGTTCATCtctgcacagggaaggcccagAAGACCTCAGATGAAGCTCCCCTGTGTGAGTATTTACAAGCTGGTGTCGCGCACGCAGTTTTAGGTACCGTGTGTACACATTAACCAAgagagcagctctccctgccccaccctCAATTAGCGCGCATCGAGCATCTACAAGCTGCAAGCGTCTCAAGATAGAGCTGCaattctgcagctcctgccttttGCTCTGCAGGTCCCATGTGTTTCCTTGGCAGCACTGTTATGGCACCTCTCAAACTGGACAGCAAAAATGGTTATCGCTTAGCAGTGGCCCGCTTCTGTCCCCAAAAGCATGACTGTCTTCTCCACCACAGCCGTTACAGTTGGCCTAATAAAACAGCTTCCGCTCCAAGTCTTGCTTCACACGTCACTGAGAAGCCGCATTTTAGGTAGAAGATGTTGCAACTCAGAAATAAGAACAGCGTGTTGGCTTTCCAATGATGAACAGAGCATTCTGGGCACATGCCGGGCCAGGTCGATGCTGTCACCTAGCTGACAGCAAGAGCAACGGCTTCTCCAACCAAGACctcactgcagctgcttcagTCCGGAAACAGGAACTTTTGTTGCTTGTGCCTCTGCTTTGGCAACAATTAGCTCTCTCGCTGACAGCTTAACAGGACGCAGGTATGCATGTGGTGGGTTCATCTCATCTTCAAGATGAATAAAAGAGGCTCAAGAATAAAATTTCAAACTGCCTGCCCAACACAGCAGCGGCTCTAGGTCACCACTGAACTATCcaaccaccaaaaacccccacAGCTCCATTGCAACACTGAATACTCAACTCCAAACACACTTTTGTGAAAAACTCCAGTGTGTACTTTTAAGATACAGAGAATTCAGAAATAACAACCTAAAATACGGAGGAGACCAGCGAACCTGTGAGAGGCTCAGAGTCTGAGACTAAAGGGGCAAGAAGGTTTTGACCTAGCAAAAGCCTGTTTTCATCCAAATCTGTCCCACGTAACCCATCAGATGAAAAAATGGAGAAGCCCATTGTGTGCGTCAGCTGTATTTCACAATCCACTTCCTTCACGTAAACAAAAAGCCAGGCTGAGAAGAGAAATTAATCTGTGGAACATTTCAGGAATTTAAAGATGAACTCAGCTCCCTTCTGGCTGCACCTGCCCTGTTCAACCAGTGGAACCGCACCAGGTCCAGTACCACTGAGCAGCGAGGACCGCCAGCCTATTTCAGTTGCACACCCCGATGTGTCAGCACACGGCTCCCCATCAGTGCTCCCGTCTCTATTCCAGAACCCTCGCCGCAGCTCCCGTTATCAGAGGCCTTATCCACCCCGCTTCTAGTGTCTAATTGTCCCTGTGGAAACGCTGAACAAAGAGGGGATCAAGGGTAAAATCCAGAGCCGAAGCAGGAAAGATCAGTTAGCGATGCTCAGAGCCTTTCTGACAGCGTAGGTGAGGGAAAAGTGTCATTACTTTAAATCTGATTTGTAATACTTTCAGAAGGAAGTAGGTTATCGGGAGAGAAAGACTTTAATGCCTCCACAGCATTAGACCTGGGAAACATGATTCCAGGGCAGGGTGTTCTCCCTCATCAATATTAAAGACATCGCGTTGGGAAGAACTTTTGGCTAGATGCAGAGGCAGAAATGTATAAAGGAGGGCACAAACAATTAAGCCCTTTACTTCCATCCCCGGGATTTACAGGTTTAAAGCTGATCCGCAGTCAGGAAGTGAAAGCTGCCACCACTCAGCGCTGGCTCTGAAACACGATCAGAATGGAGGACGAGGGTTTAGTAGATAACCGTCCCCGCTCGCTCCCCCacctgccagagcagctgctggcaggcaggcaggcctccctccctctgcccaaaCCCGCTCTTACCTTCTCGATCGCGATCTCCTGGCGAGATCCCTCCGGGGTGGGTATCGAAGTCTCCCCTCGTAGTCTCTGCTACGAGacctcttcctcttccacctGTGACCCAGGTAGCTCTCCTGCTCCGGCGACCGGTATCTCTTACAGTGATGCATCTGAGGAGACGAGAGGTTTCCGACTCTTCGCACCCTCACCCCTCGGTGCTTCACCCGCTTCCCGAAGGGGGCAAGGggcctccctgccccaccagaccccccccagcccgaAGGGTTGCGGACAGGGACCACCCCAAAGGGCGCCGGGAAGCGCGGCAACGGCCGCCCTGAGGACGAGAGCTCCGCAACCTGAAAGATTTTAAGCTGGAGGCCTCCCCTCGGGAAGCGGTGGGTCTGTAAGGACGTTACCGGGTTATTTCCCCCCGGCCCCCCTACAACAACCCGGCTACAAACCGGTTCCACCGCCCCGGCCCGCTGCCGCGTAACCAGCGGTAGCCGTTTGGCGGGGGAGGCAGGGTGAGGGAGGGTCCCGAAGGACGGGAACCGGAGAGCTCAGGGCCCACGCACCGCCTCCCGAGGGCTGCCCGCACCGGGACACGGGGCCCCTCCAGGGCTACACGTAGCGCcagcggccgggcccgggcccaggcccaggcccaggcccaggcccgggcccgggcccgggccgaTCCCCGCCCTGCCGAGCACCCGCAGCCCCGCTCCGTGCCcttccccgggccgggccggggcggccccgctgTGCTCACCGTCCCTCCGCGTCCCTCCGCGCCGCGCTCGGCGgctgcggcccggcccggccccaccgGCCCAGCACCGCCGCCGCTCCCGCGCCCACTTCCGCTTCCGGCGCCGCCCCTCTCCTCTTCTCCGCTCTCTTCCCCACTCCTCCCCGCGCAGGCCAGAGCGGCTCCGCCCCCGGGGGCGCTCTCGCCGCCCCTCTCGGTGCCCAAGGAGGTCGCGGTTAACCCctgccgcgccgggccgggccgcgggggggggTTAGCCCTTACGAACGGGCCTGAGGAGCGGGGGAGCTGGGGTCTGCCTCGCCGCGGCCTTCCTCGTCACCGTGGCCTTCCTCCCCATCGCCATCCTCGCCCTCAACATGGTCTTCCTCCCCGTGGCCTGCCTCGGCCACAACCTACCTCACTGTGGCCATCCTCACCCTCGGCATGGCCTTCCTCTCCACAGCCTCCCTCACCGTGACCACCCTCACCGTTGGGCCTTCCTCACCGTTGGGCCTTCCTCACCGTTGGGTCTTCCTCACCGTGACCACCCTCGCCATGGCCTTCCTCACCGTTGGGCCTTCCTCACCATGGCTATCCTCTCCACGGCCTTCCTCGCCACAGCTACACTTACCACGGCCATCCTCACCCCAGCCTTCTTCGCCACCGTCTTCCTCACCATGACGATCCTCGCAACGGCAACCCTCGCCACGATGACCCTCACCGCGGCCTGCACCGCTGTGGCCCGGGCATCCCTACGGGCTCTGCCGACAATCTCCTTCTACCAAATAGTGCTGAGAGCCGCTATTGTCCCCATGGGGACCTGCCCTTGGGGTTGGAGATGGGTCATGGCTGGGGGGGCGAGGAGCTGGTGGAAGAGGTTCCGTGTCCAGTTAATCTGCCTGGAGAGGGCCTCAATCCTGCTTATTTACTGATTAGCACCACGCAGGGGTTACGTGAATGGGGCtttgctccctcctgccccacgaGTAGGTGACCATCCCCTCCCACCCAGGCCACCACTCTGGAGGACATTTCTGGCTCCCAAAGCCAGACCACAGGTGCTGCCAGCCCGTGGCACGGCTGAGCAAAGAACACCAGGGTAAGAAAGGGCTTCAATTACTCCACACATGCAATCACACTCgacctctttatttatttatcaaacCACTCATTTGGGCtagcaattaattaaaaaagccgATGAACACCTTTAGCACTGGGCGCAGGGAGAGTTGGGACGATATCATCCAGTCCTTGCGGTTCTTCTTGCcgaggagcagagcagggtgtGTGGCAGcctgtggggatggggaagggtcTGGTGACGGTCTTCACTGCTGTGGGACTGGGTGGAAAGGGTGGACTGGTGATGGTGGGCTAGAAGGGGCAATAGATACCACCACAGTGGTGGCCCCCCAAGACCTCACCTCTCCAAGGCTCGGAGAGCCCCCTTCGCTCACTCCTGTGAGCAGCTGAGTCCCGGGTGAGCCCTGCCCGTGGGCTGTGGGCAAGATCAGGATCTGAGGGCATCGGGCTGGATCCAGTGCCACCGCGCCGATTCCAGCTGTCCCCGACTGCACATCTCCCTccagtgcagcagcccagccccaggggcGCGGGGACCCACCTGCACGTGACCCAGTGGGGAGCTGCGGGTGTAGATGCGAGCCTGTGACAGAAGCAGCATGGGACATAGCTGGTGGCCTTCAAGCAGAGCTAGAAAACCCCATTACCCCAAGAAGAGCAATCCCACCCCAGCAACATCCTGTGGGCAACAAGAAATAGCTCCTCCGGGCTTGCCTGTACCCCTCCCACAAGTGGGGGCTAAGACCCCCCGGTTGCAGGAGAGGCTCCTGAGCACGGATGATCCAGGCCACCTTCTTAGCCATGGTCCCCTCCGTCCTGCTCACCTGCATGACGGTGAACTCCAaggacagctcttgctgctggaTGTCCCCAGCGGGGAGGTTGAAGAGGAAGGGCATGTTCCAGACAGGGTTGTAGCCAGTGATGGACTTGGTCTCCTTGGTGTCAATGATGTGGCCATTGTGGTAAAGGTGGATGATGACGTGGTGGCCTGGAAATGGAGACAGAGCCTTGGTGAGAGGGGCCTGCTCTGGACACACACCAGGCAGGAAGGCTGCAGGTTTGCAAGCCAGACTCCTGCACGGCATGGGCGGCCAAATTAGGGTGCCCGGGGGGCTACAGGACCTCCGCGGGGCTCTGCGGAGCTGTGGGGAGAGGACAGAGAGGTCCTCTGCATCTTGGTTGCACCTACTCCTCCCTGGTCAGGAGCAAGGACCTCCAAAGTCCACAGCTCGCATCCCTGCCCATGTCCCAGGCTTTGCATGAGCTGGGGGAGCCAGAGATGACAACAGCCAGCAGGACAGAAAGCCATATGCTATTTTCGTACCATAAACGtgtatattttaagcattttggGGCCATATTGGAGATATCTAGATCCTAGCTGCGCTACCTGCACTCATGTTGCTTAGGAAAGAGAAGTTCAAGAGGACATAAGACTATCTGCCAAGCAAAAGGAGGAGAAGCCATTCCCTCTGCCCACCTGGGCATCTACTCGCCCCCTGGTCCATGCTCCATGCCCTACCTGGCGTGCCCGGCATGCAGGAGAGCTGGCCCAGGTGCTCTGCCTTGCGGACCAGCACCTTGATGCGGCTGGCCAGAGCTTGGTactggaggagaaggaagagctggcCGAGGGATttgggtggggaggagaggacgCTGCAGCTCGTGTCATGGGCGCTGAGACACTGCAATGAGATGAGAGGGCAGGAGATGCCGTGAAACCTTCTCCAACCTTCTCCAGCCCCTCCAACTCAGGGATGCTTGTCTCCCACCTATGCTACGGGTGGGtcaagaaagggcaaaaatgagTCGAGAAGGTGAATTTGATGCTTACCACCACCGTAAAGGTGGTGCCAGCTCTGCATTTACCCCTtccaccccagcacccccatccACAGTGAAGCCCCCAAGCAGAGATGCTGCCGGTTGCTACGGTTGGTGGATATTAATTGTGAGCAGCTCATGAACCCGTACCAGAAGGGAGGACACTGCGGGGATGGGGGCCTTTGTCTCAGTGCCTTCAATCTCTCCCGCTGCCTCCCACCGGGTGATGCTTGGAGGAGGCTCTGGCTCTTGCCGTGGAATTTTAGGGCTCTGAGACCAATCAGACCTCAGCCAAAACATGAGGACAACCCCTCCTGCTGGAGACCGCTGCTGTCCTGACCTTCCTGAGCTTGGTTTTGGTGCTCGACAGCTCCCAGCTGTAGCTAGAAGACGCCTGGGGGTCCCAGGTGGCCTGAGCGCAGGGGAAGAGGACCTCTCCCACAAAGGAGTCCTTGAGGCTGCGAAACCTGGCATAGACAGCGAAGTGCAGGGTGAAGCTCCTCAGCTCCTCCAGGCTGTACCGGCCAAACCGGCACGGCTCCCGGTGGGCAGGGTGGAGGCTGCCGCGCTGCAATGCCATGCACCGGCGcactgggagctgcagcagcaggtacaccttgacGTAAGAGCCTCGACCACCCTGCAGCCCCTTGGGCATGTGGGAGACGCCAAGGACCGTCACGGTGAGCGTGGCCTCGGCCGGCGAGTAGGACAAGTCACAGTGGAGCTGGGGACGCTGCTTGAGGCTGGTGCCAGAGGGCTTCAGGGTGGGGGGTCCCGGGATGGGGTGGACCAGCGGGCTCTCCTCATTGCAGAGGAGGTTGGCTCTGGAGATGGTGCAGCAGTGTTGCCACGCTCCTGCCGGCtttggggagaaggggaggctgGGCGAGGAGGCTCTGCTGTGGAGCAAACCCCGGTGGGATGCTGGTGATCCCTCTTCCACCTGCGCACTCAGCATCTCTCCTGCCACCTCCTCGT
Encoded here:
- the LOC128150661 gene encoding spidroin-2-like, translating into MVRKTVAKKAGVRMAVVSVAVARKAVERIAMVRKAQRANPPPRPGPARQGLTATSLGTERGGESAPGGGAALACAGRSGEESGEEERGGAGSGSGRGSGGGAGPVGPGRAAAAERGAEGRGGTVSTAGPPRPGPGKALEGPRVPVRAALGRRCVGPELSGSRPSGPSLTLPPPPNGYRWLRGSGPGRWNRFVAGLL
- the LOC128151111 gene encoding synaptotagmin-4-like; this encodes MPEAVHSQVFLGTGLALLCLSILLGCAVCWQRWRRPGPHLGWERATVELGPALPAGTVPVPVQQHYEEVAGEMLSAQVEEGSPASHRGLLHSRASSPSLPFSPKPAGAWQHCCTISRANLLCNEESPLVHPIPGPPTLKPSGTSLKQRPQLHCDLSYSPAEATLTVTVLGVSHMPKGLQGGRGSYVKVYLLLQLPVRRCMALQRGSLHPAHREPCRFGRYSLEELRSFTLHFAVYARFRSLKDSFVGEVLFPCAQATWDPQASSSYSWELSSTKTKLRKCLSAHDTSCSVLSSPPKSLGQLFLLLQYQALASRIKVLVRKAEHLGQLSCMPGTPGHHVIIHLYHNGHIIDTKETKSITGYNPVWNMPFLFNLPAGDIQQQELSLEFTVMQARIYTRSSPLGHVQVGPRAPGAGLLHWREMCSRGQLESARWHWIQPDALRS